gaggaccactgaaagtttgagaccagtctgggctacaatgtgagatcttgtctcaaaaacaaccgggcgtggtggcacatgcctttaatcaggatgcagaggcaggcggatttctgagttcgaggccagcctggtctacaaagtgagttccaggatagccagggctatacagagaaaccctgtctcgaaacaccccccccaaaaaaaaatccaaaaaaacaaaaacaacaacaaaaaaaaaatccaacataaCCAGAAagacacccccactcccaccccagggctggagagatggctcagcggttaagagcactgactgttcttccataggttttgagttcaattcctagcaaccacatggtggatcacagccatctataatgggatccggtgccctcttctggtgtgtctgaagacagtgatagtaatatcacatgcataaaataaataaatcagaaagacCCCTGACCCTTTAGATCATAGAGAATAATGAACACCTCCCATCCATGCAGGTGGGAGGAAGGTGCTACCAGCTGGAGACACAGACCTACCCCAGGAAGTTAGAGTGCCCTGTGTCAAGCTCaggtttcctctccctccctcaccttgGGGGCACCAATACCTCTTTTGACTTGGTGAAAAAAGCACGTTTAATCTCTTCAGCGCTGGCACCCGGATGCACGCCCAACAATTCATAGTAATTAGTAGGGACAGACCTGTGGAGAAAAGCCCAAACCTGCAGAGACTCAGGAGGCCAGAGGGCACCATCGCCCAGTCTGCCACCCCTGCTCAACCACACCTTCAGTTCAGCTACCAGGAACTGAGTCCCAAGACACATCTGGCCCCAGATTGCCCTTTGGGTATTTCAAGAATAGTCAGGATTTCTCTTTTTCAAAGTGTAGTCCTCTCCTAAACGACAAACCCAGGAGACCTTTgttgcttcttcctcttctttctctctctctctttctttacaaAATAGGGTCTTATTACCTGTCAGACCTGGAGCTCCCTaggtagaccagactagccttaaactcacagtgcTTGCCATTGCCTTCCAAATTCTGGGACCAGAGGCATGTGTACTACCATCCTGGCTAAAAAGTTTCttcaaatattgtttaaaattatattattttgtgtttatgagtgttttcTGTATGTATGTCCACCACATGCCTGTCTGGTGTCTCCAACGGGTCAGAAGAGGGTCTCCATAATttaccatgtgaatgctgggaatcaaaactggatcctagccgggcgtggtgacacatgcctttaatcccagcacttgagaggcagaggcaggctaatttctgagttcaaggccagcctggtctacagagtgagttccaggacagccaggactacatagagaaaccctgtctcgaaaaaccaagaaaaaccaataaataaataaataaataaaagccaggcatggtggcgcacgcctttagtcccagcactcaggaggcagaggcaggtggatttctgagttcgaggaggccagcctggtctacagagtgagtttcaggacagcctgggctatacagagaaaccctgtctcagaagaaaaaaaaaaaaaaactggatccTCTGTGAGAGTGGCAAGTACATGGAGGCTGTGCCTGAACTCTATAGACATGCCGGAGATTGACTATGGAGGCTTACCTGGGTCACATAGGAAAACTCCATCTCAAAGGAAAAGGCAGATTCCCATGTCCCCACTTCATTGAATGCTGGAGGACCAGCATCCAGATTCAAGCCCAGAAATCTACATCTTTGTACTCAACCTCCTCTTTCCCAGCGTATGCACAGCGAAGCCTGACAACACGCCAGAGCTATGGAAAGAGCAGACCAGAGCTCAGATTCCCGAACTGTCGTTTAACTTAATCTCGGAGCTCAGTTCTTAGCTATTGGTATACTAAGTGCCTAGCATTGAAGGAGAATGTTGTCTGGGACTTGACACATAATGCAGAGACAACTATCTCAAGACGCAAGGTGGGCTCTCAGGAGAAAAACCACTGAACATGGACAAATTCTGGGGCTCAACTCACCGCTGCCCTGTGGCGGCTGTGAGAAGTCGGATGGAAAGGCTATGCGGCCACAGCCGGCATAGGCGCAGGGGCAGCTGGAGCAACAGGGACGGCATGACGACGACGGGCAGGCAGCTAGGAAAGGGAGGCCCCCAAAAGTCCATTGGGTCTCAATCGGGCCGGACTTCGGGGATCGTGGCAGAAAGAAGgaacctgcctcagtttcccacaaAGGCAAATTCGAGGAAGGCCTCTTTACTAAGAACCAGACAAGGGGTGCTCTAGGCCTTCCAGCATCACCCTCCAAGTCTGGACCACCCGCTAGGCACTTGGGACACCCCTTCTCACCCAAAGCATTAGGGGGCGTGCGAAGGAGGAGACACAGCCAAGCCCCGCCCCTGCCCCACTCACAGGCTCCTTGGTCGCCGCCATTTCCTGCGCCTATGAAGGCCCCGCCCCTGATCCCTCATTGGGGGTAGACGCTCAGGCCACGCTTATTGGGCGAGATGAGGATAATGTGCATCAAAGGACCCGCCCCCACATGCTCATTGGCCTAGGACGCCGGGGCCCGCGAAGCGGAAGCATTGGGACAGCTGAAAAAGGTACCAGTGTCAAACCGAAGAGGCGGGGGTAGGGGCAGAGCTTGACCTCCAGGAAGGTCTTGTGCTCCACCCTCTCTTTTAGCTGCGAGGTACGGGTTCTGCAGAGATGTCTTCACCCCGTCGTGACCCGCATTCCGCAGCCAAGAGGAACACAGAGGTCGCACCttggggcttttttgttttgttccctttATGCCACAGTGCTCAGCCCCTCTCATCCATCCCGGGTTCTCTCAGAGGACCCCGGACTCCTAGGAAAGCAGCAGAAGCTAACGGAATACAAGAATAAAGTCCTTTATTGTCTTCAGAGCTGCAGTGATAGGGCTGGGGCGCTAGGGTGACTCAGGTGGGACTTCCCAACACCTGACTGTAGAGGTGGATGGCGATTGTAGAGGAGGATGGCGCCTTTGGCCGAGGGGCAGAGTTGTGCCCACATCTCCGTCTCCTGCAGTCTCTGTACCCTCTGTGGGAAATCAATGAGACCCAGACATCAGGCCTCCCTTCGTCCAGGGACACCCTGTGCCTGGAGTTGCCATACTTTAGAACTCCTAGACTGTCCCTGTCCCTGGGCTTTTCCTTTAGGAAGGAGCCAAGCTCTGTGCCTCAGGAAACTCTGGGAGACCCAGAGGCCTCTACCTCACCTAGATATCCCTAACCCCATAACCAGACACCTAGAAGGTCTCAACTCCACACCTGTGTCTCCACAAAGATGATTCCTGTAGACTCGTGGGCCTCAGGTCCCCCACTCAGGTAATAACTCCTGACCTCCTCTGAAGTCAAGCTGCACCTAGACAAAAACATGAAGGTGTCTTGGTAGATATCCACACCTTATAGGACGGACCCCTGCAAAACGCCAGTTGCCTTAAACCCACTCCTTCCCTGGCCATCTCACCCAGGATCCTGTGCCCGGGAACCCACTCACTGgacatagaactctgcactggcTCTGCCCGCGCTGGTCTCATTGCAAGCGATTCCCAACAACAGTGGCTGGCTCAAGGTGTGCAGTGGCAGGTTCACCTGTGGTGGGGAGTCCTACCTGTCAGGCTGACTTCTCAGTAgcctggctggttggttggtttggtttggtgtttctgtttgtttttgtttcaagacagggccttgtgtagcctaggctatccTTAAACTTAATATTTAGCAAAGATAActctgaatttctgatccttctgcctctacctcctgagtgctgggactacaggtatacATCACGGTAGTTCACATGGAACAAACCCCGGGTGTTTTGTCTCAAGCTGTGGGTGGTGGCTCCTTGGGGTAGGGGGTCAAATACCCTTCTCACAGGAGTTGCCTGAGACCacgagaaaacacagatatttacattatgatgtgtaacagtagcaaaatgacagttatgaagtagcaatgaaaatcacAGTCGGGGTCACCGCCACacgagggactgtattaaagggtcacagcattaggaagactgagaaccgCTGTGCTCGGCAAACAGTCTAACAAAGGGAGTGTATCCCCAATCCTCAATGGCTGTGACCCTCGAATGTTTGTCTTGTCGGTCAAGTGCCCCATAATACAGAATACAGGTTCTGGGCAtgttcattttacagatgagaaatggAACAGATATCCAGGGAAGTCCTTGTACCCAAGTGAGGCTGACTCAGTAACACACTCTCATTACTTTTTGGCAAACACAGACAGTTTTCATTGTttccactgggggtgggggtgggggtggggggtggggagaaccgAGCATCAAAGAATCACAGGCCCAGCTTTAATCACCGGCCCAGCTTCAACTCCACACTCTTCCTCAACGCCAGAGAGGGTCATGCAGACCCACTCTGGCCCAGCACTGTGGATTTCTAGCCAATTCTACCCTCTTACCCATACCCTCTATGCTGTCTGGGGTCCTGGTGGCTCACCTCATCACAGATCTCCTGTAGGACACTGGAGAAGAGTTCTCGTACCACCAGCAACCCGGGGAGGTCCTTGTGCCGGGGGATGCCACCAGAGCACAGGGCCTGTGAAAAGTTGAGGCTCAGATTTCATCTATGCCACTTCCCACACCGCCGCTTTTCTCTTGCTGGGCATGGAGGCCTGGAGCAGACTCAGTGTGAGAGTCCTGGCAATCCCTAACCCAGGCCCACCTATTCCAAGGAGAGCAATCGGAAGCCCAGCTAGGAAGGATTACATGGATCGGATAAGAAGAGGCATCctcccttcagtctctcctcccatGTTCCCTAGCTTCCATAGGTGTGTTCCAGCTTAGATTTATGGCTGGGGCTCCCAGATGGCAGTGAGCACCTTGTTTCCTCCCAGTAGTGGTGGAGAGTCATGGGTTGTGCTCAGCTGGGCCCCACATTCTCCTGGACAGCAGAGCATGCGCCTGCAGGCTCAGAAATACCAAGCCGGTTTTCCCTTTATGAGAAGAGGAAACCAGGACCAGGAGTGCTTGGATTTTGAGCCTTTGGACCTAGCCAGTCATCTTACCTGAGGTTCAGGGTGCCCACCGGGTACATCCACCAGTCCGGGAGCTTCCGCTACCTGCTGAGAGCGGCGCAGGAAGACAAGGAAGTCGTCAGCTGTGACCAGTGCGGCACCCACCCCCAGTGGGTCTGCCAGATAGGCTTGCTTGTCACCCCAATCTGCAGCGCCCTGCTGTCGCAGCCAGGAGGCTGAGCTGGACCAGTTGGTGCCCAGGAAGTCCCGGTAGGAAGTTAGACCCAAGTGCAGGAGCAGCTGTGGCTCAGGCGAGCTGGACACCAGTGTGGCTGAGTGAAGGCGGAACTTGGGAGCATCAAAGATCCAAGGTTGGGCCTGTTGCCGAGTCTCCCAGATGGCAGTGATGGCCTTGTCTCCTCCAGGCAATGGACGACGGTCATGAGCCGGGCTCAGCTCCACTGCTACCTGCTCCTGGGAAAGTCCCCCAAGAGggcacagcagcagcagggacACCTCGGGGTCCATAGTCTGACAGGGCAGCTCTGGCAGAGGACACAGATGGCCATCCTGTCACTCTAGGAAACGAGCTGACCCTCTCTTCCACAGAACTCCTGAGTGCTCCCCAGTCCTTTTGCAGATCCCTGACTACTTATTGCGAGCATCATTCCAGCAAGAGTACTGAGCTCAGCAGGCGCCCTGGAATCCTGCTGTCCCAAACCCCTAAAGCCTCTGGCAACCCTACCACCCAGCAGCACTAGGTCCCCAAAACTCTCAaggcccccgccccccccccccccaactccaggAGTCCTACCTCCAACCTGGACACGCTTGATCTACTCCCAGGATCTGGAAGCTTGATCTCGGAATTTAGCGGCTGGCCCGGCCCCCAAAGTCCACCCCTTTCCCCAAGCGGAAGTACCCGCCCCTTTCTTTCCTGGCTTCCCATTAGCCAGTCCGTGTTCAGGTCCGGATCCCGCCCTCCGCAGTGGAGCCCTTCAGATCTATGCAGACCCGCCGACCTACTTGTCAACGCATACGCCAGCCCGGTGCCCGGGGCAGCCGTGCTGTGATCTGATTTCAGGGCCCGGGGTCTGGTCCGGATCCCTCGGGCCTCGAGGCTGCCAgtgtgaccttgagcaagtcTCGCCCGCTGGGCCTCAAGTTCCCTTGCTGAACTAGGGTGGGATGAGCAGTGCGGTTCTTATCCTGAGCTTTTGTAACTTTCTGGGCAGAGAACCCACACTCCCTGCTCCCTACAGGTCTTGATCATGAACGCccctggaggaaggaggaaggaaggtagaAGGACTCATAGACCCCGGGAACAGGTGCGCACCTTTCCAGCCTTACCCACAACGCTAGGACATGGGAGAGACCCTCTGAGCCTTAGCTTCTTGGTGGGGTAGACTGCAGCACCATGGGCGCTGTTCTAGCCTGCCTTAGCagtaggacatccagggctggcTACTGAAACTCAGATCATCACTGGACTCTTTCAGGACCGAAATGTGCAGCTGTCTAAGGCTCTGTCCTATGCCCTTCGCCACGGGGCCTTGAAGCTGGGACTTCCCATGCGAGCTGGTAAGTAACCATGCTGGAACTGGGAGGAATGGTGGGAGCCCAGAGAGCAACTGGAACCTCTGTCTCCTCGACTTTAATTCTTAACATTGCCCCAAGAGGAATGCAGAATAGACACACCCTCCAaatgtacaggggaaaaaatgtaCAAGGCCCAGAACCTCTTTCatatcctctggaagaggagccccTGTCTAGGCTGGACTTCATGATGTCTCTTTCGACCAACTGGCCCAATCAACACTTCCCAAGGATGGACAGAGGAGCATACTGAACAACTGATGTTTATTGAATGGCCGCTGTGGGCGGATACTTAGTGCTTGCTATGTTACTCTCCCTGGAGCAGACACActgttctggtttctttttgtagtgttttgtttgtttgtttgtcttggttttggttttggttttttatgtgcatgagtgttttgcctgccccACGTGCATACTTGGCTctcgcagaggccagaagagagcattgcatTCCAGTGGGacaggaattacaggtggttgggagctgccgtgtgagtgctgggacccgGCCCCAGGTCCttaggaagaacagccagtgctttttttAATTGTGGCACCATCTAGAAAGCCTCATTTTTCATTTTGGGGACAAAATGTCATGTAGCCTAAGCTAGCCtcatcttgaactcttgattcttttGCCTGCCCTTCTCAAGTGCTAAGCTTATAGGCGTCTACCAATATGCCCACCATGAAGCGGGCACCTTCCCATGTTAAATAAAGTGAGGCCTGGGGCAGAAATGCATCTCCTTAGCAGAGCTCTCTCCTGCCTGCTGcaaagccctggcttccatccccagcacaggaaaaaacaaaacaagggctgggggtgggggtggctcacacctttaatcccagcagtcatgAGGCAGaccaatctctgagttccagggcagcctggtctacagattgagttccaggacagccaggactacacagagaaaccctgtctagtgGTGGGGGAGAGAAACAACATCTTGAGACCCCAAAAGGAAAGCCTTCCTGAAAGTCACAGAAAGGAAGCACCTGTGATCTCCCAGGCCTAGCCCTGTTCCAGCTGCCTGGGCTCCCTGGTAACTATAGCTCCGCCTCCTGAGCGTATCCCCACCTGGCTACCTGCAGATGGCTTTGTGCCCCTGCAAGCCCTCCTGCAGCTGCCCCAGTTCCACAGCTTTTCCATTGAAGATGTGCAGCTCGTGGTCAATACCAACGAAAAGCAGCGGTTTACCCTGCAGCCAGGCGAGCCGAGCACTGGGCTCCTCATCAGGGCCAATCAGGGCCACTCCCTACAAGTGGGTGCCAAGGGGTGGGTGAGGAGTCAGGTGGGGCTCCAGTTCATGAAAGGGGTCTCACTGCTGCCCGTTCCCACACTTACCTGCAGGTCCCTGAGTTGGAACTGACGCCCCTGGAGACACCACAAGCCCTGCCCTTGACACTAGTCCATGGTACATTCTGGAAGCACTGGCCATCTATTCTACTAAAGGGCTTGTCACGCCAAGGAAGGACACACATCCACTTGGCCTCAGGATTGCCTGGGGACCCTGGTGTCATCAGCGGTCAGTGTCACCATCACCTAGTCTCTCCTCCCAGGTCTCCACCAAGGGTCACAGCTTCTTTTATGAGTGGCTACCACATAGCCTTACATGGGGCAGTATCTCCCTGCCCCACCAGAGAGCCTCATTCTAGTTGTCCCTGCAGGCATTCGTCCAAATTGTGAGGTGGCGGTGTTCATCGATGGACCCCTAGCCCTCACAGGTAGGTGTGGGCCCTGCAGGGGCTGACTCTCCCAGGTCTGTCATGGAAGGGCACTGTCACATGGTCACATTTCTGTCTCTCACATGGAGCAGATGGAATCCCTTTCTTCTGCTCCGCCAATGGTGTGATTCTGACTCCAGGGAATGCTGAAGGCttcctgcttcccaagtacttCAAGGAGGCCCTGCAGCTTCGACCTACACGTGAGAAACAAACCACCCCCCACCCTGGCCTGAAGCCTGGGCCCTTCCGCCCTCATGCTCTTTGGAAGCTCCCTACCTTAGGCAAAGGCTCCTTTCTCTTAGCAACTTTTATCTCTACCTCAGGAAAGCCTCTCTCCTTGGCTGGTGATAAAGAGACAGAGACTCAGAGTGGCCCCAAGCTCAGttccagaggaggaagaagaaagatccaacaataaaatatttatttattaaaaaacctgaaacagacacagaaagaaagtcCAGCTTCAAACCAGGATTTGTGGTTCCTCATCCGTGTCTGGCATTCGTCGTGTGCTTAGGGACTACATAGAGGTCGGGGGTGTGAGCTTCTGCCAACAGGGTGAGAGGAGGGGCTCTGTGTGGCTCAGGGCCCATCATCCCTAGGCTGGCTGG
This genomic stretch from Mus musculus strain C57BL/6J chromosome 19, GRCm38.p6 C57BL/6J harbors:
- the Nudt22 gene encoding uridine diphosphate glucose pyrophosphatase NUDT22 isoform X1; translated protein: MDPEVSLLLLCPLGGLSQEQVAVELSPAHDRRPLPGGDKAITAIWETRQQAQPWIFDAPKFRLHSATLVSSSPEPQLLLHLGLTSYRDFLGTNWSSSASWLRQQGAADWGDKQAYLADPLGVGAALVTADDFLVFLRRSQQVAEAPGLVDVPGGHPEPQALCSGGIPRHKDLPGLLVVRELFSSVLQEICDEVQLDFRGGQELLPEWGT
- the Trpt1 gene encoding tRNA 2'-phosphotransferase 1 isoform X2, translated to MNAPGGRRKEGRRTHRPREQDRNVQLSKALSYALRHGALKLGLPMRADGFVPLQALLQLPQFHSFSIEDVQLVVNTNEKQRFTLQPGEPSTGLLIRANQGHSLQVPELELTPLETPQALPLTLVHGTFWKHWPSILLKGLSRQGRTHIHLASGLPGDPGVISGIRPNCEVAVFIDGPLALTGNAEGFLLPKYFKEALQLRPTRKPLSLAGDKETETQSGPKLSSRGGRRKIQQ
- the Trpt1 gene encoding tRNA 2'-phosphotransferase 1 isoform X3, translated to MNAPGGRRKEGRRTHRPREQDRNVQLSKALSYALRHGALKLGLPMRAGIRPNCEVAVFIDGPLALTDGIPFFCSANGVILTPGNAEGFLLPKYFKEALQLRPTRKPLSLAGDKETETQSGPKLSSRGGRRKIQQ
- the Nudt22 gene encoding uridine diphosphate glucose pyrophosphatase NUDT22, whose translation is MDPEVSLLLLCPLGGLSQEQVAVELSPAHDRRPLPGGDKAITAIWETRQQAQPWIFDAPKFRLHSATLVSSSPEPQLLLHLGLTSYRDFLGTNWSSSASWLRQQGAADWGDKQAYLADPLGVGAALVTADDFLVFLRRSQQVAEAPGLVDVPGGHPEPQALCSGGIPRHKDLPGLLVVRELFSSVLQEICDEVNLPLHTLSQPLLLGIACNETSAGRASAEFYVQCSLTSEEVRSYYLSGGPEAHESTGIIFVETQRVQRLQETEMWAQLCPSAKGAILLYNRHPPLQSGVGKSHLSHPSAPALSLQL
- the Trpt1 gene encoding tRNA 2'-phosphotransferase 1 — translated: MNAPGGRRKEGRRTHRPREQDRNVQLSKALSYALRHGALKLGLPMRADGFVPLQALLQLPQFHSFSIEDVQLVVNTNEKQRFTLQPGEPSTGLLIRANQGHSLQVPELELTPLETPQALPLTLVHGTFWKHWPSILLKGLSRQGRTHIHLASGLPGDPGVISGIRPNCEVAVFIDGPLALTDGIPFFCSANGVILTPGNAEGFLLPKYFKEALQLRPTRKPLSLAGDKETETQSGPKLSSRGGRRKIQQ